The following DNA comes from Bacteroidota bacterium.
TGGCTCAGCTCCAGCGCCTTAGCCATGCCTATTATTGCGGGCACGTTTTCGGTTCCGGCACGCTGGTTGCGCTCTTGCGAGCCCCCGTCTATCAGGGGGGGCAGGGCCGGGGCATCGGCATTGCGGTATAGGAATCCTACGCCCTTGGGGCCGTTAAACTTATGTGCGCTGGCCGACAGATAGTCTACCGGCAGCTGGCCGGTGTTCAGGGGCAGGTGCCCCACCGTTTGCACCGCGTCTGTGTGGAATAGGGCACCGTGCTGGCGGCACAGCTGGCCTATGGCATGCAGGTCATTTAGCACCCCTATTTCATTGTTTCCATGCATCAGGCTTACGAGGGTCTTCTTGCCCCCTGCCAGCAGCTGCGCCAGTGTAGCCAGGTCTGCTTCCCCAGCGGCATTCGGCTGCAGGTACACCACCTCTGTGCCCAGGTAGTGTGCGCAGTGTTCGGCGGCGTGTAGTACCGCATGGTGCTCTGTGGGTGCGGTAATGATGCGCTGTACACCCAGCCCCCGCACGGCACCCTTTATCGCCATGTTGTTGGCCTCCGTACCGCCGGATGTGAAGACAATTTCGGCCGGACTACAGCCCATGGCCTGGGCAATTGTTTTGCGCGCCTGCTCTATGGCGGTGCGCACCTCGCGGCCGTGGCCGTGCACGCTGCTGGGATTGCCGTGCACGTCAGTCAGGTAGGGCATCATGGCATCCAGCACCTCGGGCAGCAGGGGGGTGGTGGCGGCATTATCCAGGTATACTCTCATGCTTCTAGTTTGGCTTTGTAGCTATTGGCCAGCTCGATAGCGGCCTGTGGGTCTGGGGCCTCGGCATAGATGCGCACAATGGGCTCTGTGTTGCTCTTGCGCAGGTGCACCCAGCGGTCGGCCAGGTCAATCTTTACACCATCGGTTGTATTGATCTTGCCCTCGGTTTCGCGGCTCACCAGGTCTTTCAGAATCTGATCCACGGGTTGGCTGGCACTCAGGTTCGCCTTTTGCTTGGACATATAGTAGCTTGGCAATTGGCTTCTCAGTTCGCTTACCGTCTGTTTCTGCTGGGCCAGGTGGCTCAGGAAGAGGGCAATGCCCACCAGCGCATCTCGCCCGTAGTGCAGGGCTGGGTAGATGATCCCGCCATTGCCCTCGCCCCCTATTACGGCGTTTACACGTTTCATCTGCTCCACTACGTGTACCTCGCCCACAGCTGCGGAGTAGCAAGCCTGGCCATATTTGGCGGCTACGTCTATCAGCGCGCGCGAGCTACTGAGGTTGTTTACCACCGGGCCGGGCGTATGGCGCAGCACATAGTCGGCTATGGCTACCAGGCTATACTCTTCGCCTATCAGGTTTCCGTGCTCGTCAATGATAGCCAGCCGGTCCACATCCGGGTCTACCACCAGGCCCAGGTCGGCCTTAGTGTCTCGCACCCGCTGGCACACATCGCCCAGG
Coding sequences within:
- a CDS encoding cysteine desulfurase; this encodes MRVYLDNAATTPLLPEVLDAMMPYLTDVHGNPSSVHGHGREVRTAIEQARKTIAQAMGCSPAEIVFTSGGTEANNMAIKGAVRGLGVQRIITAPTEHHAVLHAAEHCAHYLGTEVVYLQPNAAGEADLATLAQLLAGGKKTLVSLMHGNNEIGVLNDLHAIGQLCRQHGALFHTDAVQTVGHLPLNTGQLPVDYLSASAHKFNGPKGVGFLYRNADAPALPPLIDGGSQERNQRAGTENVPAIIGMAKALELSQANMTRHMAHIQALKNHMIQGLRARIPGVAFNGVIEPTQSLPTVLSVAFPGDDSESMLLMNLDIYQISASGGSACTSGSVHPSHVLHALGHSPARMANTVRFSFGPQTTLQEIDYTLDKLAVIFGQQVQA
- the glmM gene encoding phosphoglucosamine mutase yields the protein MALIASISGIRGTLGGGAGDNLSPVDIVRFAAAYGQWVQAQQRGDVILIGRDARPSGPMLLQLVSATLVAQGFTVLDAGLATTPSVEMGVVHRQAAGGIILTASHNPVEWNALKLLNYRGEFLSPGDAQAVLENYERQDYRFRPVRELGQHLGDERLLEHHIEHILDLDLVDTQAIGQANLRIVVDAVNSVGGLAVPELLRKLGVKDIVELYCHPNGDFPHNPEPLAEHLGDVCQRVRDTKADLGLVVDPDVDRLAIIDEHGNLIGEEYSLVAIADYVLRHTPGPVVNNLSSSRALIDVAAKYGQACYSAAVGEVHVVEQMKRVNAVIGGEGNGGIIYPALHYGRDALVGIALFLSHLAQQKQTVSELRSQLPSYYMSKQKANLSASQPVDQILKDLVSRETEGKINTTDGVKIDLADRWVHLRKSNTEPIVRIYAEAPDPQAAIELANSYKAKLEA